The following nucleotide sequence is from Takifugu flavidus isolate HTHZ2018 chromosome 4, ASM371156v2, whole genome shotgun sequence.
AAATCATCGTTAGTTAATCTCTTGGGTTTACAAGTTTAGTTCCAGCTAATAGACGAAGCCCGAACAAAGCTGCTTGTTTTAATCTAAAGACAAACCGAGATATACAGGGATCTAAATGGGACACAGTTTTGATGCATACGCTACTTCCATTGTTTTTACTCATAAACAATCGTCAAGTGGGTTAAAAATAATCTAAAATCACACTAAACATAAAGAGTAAATATTATACATACTTAGGCATGGTCCACAGCTACCTCTGCCAAAAGCACGATTCCGGAATGGGCAATATGCACAAGAGGTGGTGACGTAGTTCCGGTAAAATTTCAGGACGTTGCTTAACATCCGGTCACCAAAGAATAGGGCAATAACAAAACAGTAGCAGAAGTCACCCAAGCAGCATGCGAAGCTATTTTTTGATTGTGTCGTTTATTGAATCCATCGTATTTACAACATATCGACTAAATTTCAGGATGACGTGTAAACGAACAAATTATGCTTTTAAAAAGGGGAGGACAGCACTTCCAGCCACCACTGTTGTGTGCCACAATGTACAGCATCCGCTACGTGAAATTACATTCTCAGTTTCCATGCCTATCCCAAAAAACATAGAATTGCAGAAACGACGGGTCAAATTAGAAGAGACAATTTTATTGTTACAAACAACTATCGAATTTGTAGCCGACTCTTCTTCGAATCTTCTGGCGGATCTGGGTGTTCTCGAAAAGTATTCCCATTATGGATGggcggatcgatcccgtggtatcgatatatcgatactcacaagctactcatttggtatcgattttcttttaaaaatatcgatactaactaaaaacatttgggggtgtatgcatcactttccgccgttttagattagttacttaaattaacatgtgccgggacacccctatacctggcggcgtattgagctggcccatgtcacgtgacaggagatagcgaatgagcatcaacgtgcaacatagcccgccgagccgacacagtcagagcaaaaggcagagccggaggaaataatcagccagagacgcaatcgtcttaaagcagaaaatgtgaatatgatactttttctgaacagcaatctgagacttcagtaaagtgtgatgacatacctcaagtgcaccaaaggtgtgatggtgtcagacattgttctagttaattttctcatggaacattgagaatctacacagacatctcatggaacaactgtcttatgcaggtttaaaggataaggaaatcctagtaatcaatagaccataataaattgtatataaatggtctgtatttgtcttgtgatttgtcttcaatgtaataatattttgactgacaaaaattgccagtaagaaatgaacggtacCGAtttcgatgaaaatacaagaaaaagtatcgggatcgtatcgaatcccaaaagtgtggtatcgcccatccttaatTCCCATAATATGTGAGATCTTCAGAGGGTTCCCTATATAAggtaacaataataataataaaaataaaaaaaacttttttcaACGCTCTATTTTGAGGATTTGTTCCAGCCACTGCTACACagtgggtcaaaattcaaacacaagaattggaagtgttctccgatcacctcaacaaaacagacgagcatgtaaaattcgcctgggaagatgtaaaaggaaacagtctggcctttctggactgcgcagtcaagatcactgaggacagaaatctcaccatcaaagtctacagaaaacctacacataccgaccagtaccttcagtttgactctcaccacccactggaacacaagctgggagtgatcagaactctccaacaccgggccagagaaatacccaccacaggaccacattaagacagctctcaaaacatgtggctacccagactgggccttcaccaaaacctcaagaaagccagaccccagcaaaggagaggaggagagaaacaaacgccgcagcgtttccatcccctacctgtctggagtctcggagaagtttaggaggatcctccagaaacacgacataccggttcatttcaaacccagcaacactctcagacagaggttagtacacccaaaggacaagacaccaagacccaaacaaagtaatgttgtttatgctgtacagtgccaggagaaatgcaaggaactgtacattggggaaaccaaacaacctctccacagaagaatgccacaacacagacgtgccacctcttcgggtcaagattcagcagtccacttacacttaaaggagagtgggcactccttcgaggacagccaagtaaggatactgtccagagaagaccgctggtttgaaaggggggtcaaggaagctatccatgttaaattggaaaaaccatccttaaacagaggtggtggcctgaggcacttcctatcacccacgtacaatgcagtcctccactccttccaacagcaaaacaaacattcacaccattccaggagacccagtgactcatcaccatgtgatccagcagacaaaggggagacacctcaacagaaactaggtgaacgacccgaccaaccacgccgctaacgactctcaggtgaccacccagatcattagcatgcaaatagtccacaggggctatatattttcaagctctctccccagcgatttcagaactgaagaagccttctggatagaaggcgaaacgtcttcaagagaagaaaactaccttggataggTTTCAAAGTACCAGTGTCAGAAAATTACATTAAATTTGGTCTTTAATCACATTAAATTTGGACTTACAGAAGGACAGATTTGGTCACTTTTGTGTTATGTCTAATTATCTTGAATTGGGCTTTATGCTGCAGTATGTCTCTTTCACTGCATTGCACTGTGAGATGTATCTTTATATTGTAAAACTAAACTACTACAATTCAAAGTTTTTAAAGAACTGCAATGTTTCGATTTGTGATCCTAGGATCATTGTATTGAAACATAATGTAAATGCGTGACTGgctggatgaataaatgaatgaattactTTCAGATTCTAAATTTGTTTGGGTGTCTGACGAACGGGgactttctcttttttattgagaaaccaATGAAAACCAGGCTACAAATAGCAACAGATGACGTCGACGCCTAATACTTGATTGGCGAAAGTGACGTGCGGGCTTGTTGCAACGTCAAACATCGTCCCCCCTGTTCATGCCATGCGCACTGAAGCTTGTTGTTGTAGAGCTGGTTATGGCTGGACAAGGCCTCGGACTAAATTGAGAGAGGACCCCCACAACACCCCGTCTTGGCTACGGGATAACCGCTGCTCATGGAGGGCACAGACATGGACGTGGACGCGGAGCTTATGCAAAAGTTCCGCTGCATGGGCACCACGGACAAAGATGTACTCATTTCCGAGTTTCAAAAGCTTCTGGGATTTCAGCTCAACCCAGCCGGGTGCGCATTCTTCCTGGATATGACCAACTGGTGAGTCCGGGGATTCGGTGGCCTTCTGTCGGACAGCTAATGGAAGCCTACTTACTGATCTAATTGGGTTGTTGGCATACAAAAAATTGCTAAGAACAACTAAAGCATACGATGAAAATTATTTAGTTAGGCTCCTTATGGTATTGTTTGGAATATATGAGTTTCCTTAGTGATGCTTTTTGACAGCAAGCATAAATtgaaaagtttgtttttctgcttgaTGGTGATATTCATGCAAAAAGATGAGGTAGACTATCAGCTGGCTTTCTGAAAGGGGAGAAATTAACTATCAGTAAATAACTTTAACTTAATTAATAGTTTGTTGAGAAAACTCTAGACCTAGTTGCTTCATGTTCAGCATATTCTAGTAATACCTTGCACCTTTAGTCTTACTTGGAACTAGTCGTGATTATCTGCTCACAGGCTTGATCACAGCAATTTGTATCCTCAGTATGGGATGTCACTTTATGTGTGAAGTACTGTCGTTGCAATtgacatgttaaaaaaaaaaaaaaaacaatagaaaatgAAAGGTGCTTCCAAAACTGCGCGTCAAACTCGATGAATGACCGCAAGTGTTATTTGGTAGACTTTGCACACTACGGTTTACTGGCCATCTGCAGTTATATGGTGTTCTACAGATTATAACAACGTTTAAGAGTTTCAGGAAGATTTTCAGACGTCCATGTGCAATTATTGTGTACTAATAATATAAAGATTTGTTCAGAACCATCACCAAGACTCTAAGATGTCATGGGGGACAATAGAAATTATGGGTTGAGGGTCAAATCCAAATTGGTAGAATATGATAATTAAAGCAAAGAGCTATTTTACAACATAGTGCAACATTTATCTTGCCTTTCATTGAAAGTGGCTTTCATTGATagaatgaaataataataattaaaacaaagtgCTATATATGATATGCTATTTTGATACTTTTAAAGGGTAAATAGTGAATAAGATTAGTTCAGTAGAGTGTTATCTACATTAGTCTCCTcgtggatttttttcttcccaaatTCTTGTTCCAGTGGAAAAAATTACTTTTAGACTGATACtacatttattaacattttcctATCACTGGGTGATCAATAGAAATTTTTACCCAATCATCTTTTATTGCTGGTGGTACATTTAACAACTATACAATAATTATTTTGCTATGGGTTTCAGAATTTTCATACAATGAAAGGATTTATGATCATATTTACATTCGCGGTCAAAAGTATATCTTGTTGGTCAATTAGGTGAAATATTGCCCTTTTTCCATACAGTAGCACAACACAggaatatatgtatttatacagTAATAGTCTGTACTATTCATTTACAAGAATGGCCTTACACAACTGGTCAGtattgaaattattttctgGTTGAAAAGCATCACAGACCAAAACAATCAGCAAGCAGTAGATGTTTCTCCCTCCAGCACCTGTATGTCTTGTCTTTTCCAGCAGTTTCTATGCTGTTAGTTTTCAAAGGTCAGAAGAGGGAAAATGTTTCCCAAAAATTTAGAATATCAATTTAAAATTTTACtttttagtgcaacattttttttgcattttatttctaACTGCATTTCATTAATGGTTGTCacaaatgtaaacatgtttttagGTTTTACTTAATGAGAAAATTGACAGATGGTTTAAGTGTAGGATTGAGTTCAGTTAAATGTAAACAGTAAGATAAAAACATAACAAAAACTGCAGCCTGCAAAAGAGAGGGCTGTCCGCCACACTCCAGTAAGAAGTAGTTGAATAATGTTTGTTCATTGTAATTTCTTTCAATAAGTAAATATGCACATTTCCACCTGTTTTTGCCACTTTACCCGAACGcttgctgatgttgatgttaCCTTTtatattaaacagaatttttttgtCATCGGAACAGGAACCTGCAGGCTGCTATTGGTGCATATTATGACTTTGAAAGTCCCATTGCCAACACACCGTCCATGTCCTTTGTTGAAGATGTGACAATTGGCGAAGGAGAATCTGTTCCTCCAGATACCCCCTTcacaaagacctggagaataCAAAACACAGGTTTGTACTTTCCCATGTACGGTACAGTATACGTAACTATTCTGAATGTGGACCTACCACAGTAAATGCTAATTTTGTAATTGCTTTGGTTGTTGAGCTGAGTTTTGCCATCTTTGTGGGTTATAGGTACAGATGCGTGGCCCCCTGGGGTTACTCTAAAGTACATTGGTGGGCATCAGTTTGGGCATGTTAACACAGTTATGGTAAAGTCACTAGAGCCCCAGGAAATATCAGATATAAGTGTGCAAATGAaaagtcctgcagctccaggcatGTACCAAGGCCAGTGGAGGATGTGTACAGCAACTGGATTGTTCTATGGAGGTAGCGAATCTATATTGTTACACATTTGTTTGTAAAAGAGGACAGATTACTtgacctgtgttttttttcttgattgtCTCCACAGATGTAATCTGGGTGATTATAAGTGTAGAAGTTGGAGGGCTTCTTGGGGTTACCCAGCAGCTGTCCTCCTTTGAGACAGAATTCAACACACAACCACAGCGTAACGTCCAGGAAGATTTCAACCCTTTTGCCTCCCCACAGAAGAACAAGTGTGACACACCTGACAATAGCTTCAAAGACCCTAGCGGAGTGTGGGATCAAACACAAGAGCCAAACCAAGAAGATCAAAATGGACTGTCACATAATGCTGTAAATAGAGCATCAAATGGTCTCCAAACCAATCTTTCTGTGGTGACATATGGTCAGGTATGAATTGAATATAAGAAATCATTTAATTAATCCATGGGTAGTGTTCTCTATGTTGTTGTGCATGCTTAAATGTATTAAGGTAGATTAGTGTTTATATCAATTTTTACCTAGTTATCCAGATGAAACCAGAACATCACCTTCTTATATACTTGAATGCAGAAAGGCCCGACAgtctttaaattaaaatatattgaAAAACATATTTGGCAGATTGACTCGCACTTAAAGTAATaattcaaaaaaacaaacagctctgTCCATATGTAATAGATTATATAATTTCAATGTTTCCCCATTTCTGGAAAGCACAAAAACcaatcagttttttttaatcagagaTAGGCTTAACTTACAACATAAATGTTTGCTTCAAGTGCTCAAAAAGACCAAACCGCTGACCATGTGATTGAATTCAGACACATTGAACATTGTTTTAGTGTGTTGTCATAAGATGTAAATCTCAACGGGACTGCAGGAAGACTAATGCtgtcatatatactgtatgtcaaGTAAGAAGTTGAAAGCCTGAagttaaaaacagcaaactattttgtttttttatatcaggtctgtgtgttttgcttttacTTTTTCATCTTAATTAACTGCgaacctttttttaaacagggCATTCATGGACCCTATCCATTTGGGCAGAGCTAGAATGACAAAGACCCCCTTACCCTCCTTGGCCGATGAAGAGCGGGAGGCACTAAAAACCAAGGagttggggtggggggaagaactgttctttttggtttttttaatgacTCATGAGAAACCCTGTCCTTGGCCTCAATGGGCCTTTCCACAGAAACCAACTATTGTGGGTTGATGGATCCCCTCAGCTCCAGTGAAGCATCCCACCTGAGATCACACCTGGATCTGCATGCGTGAATGCATCATGTAAGAGTTCTTGAATCCTGGATATTTAAACACATGTCTTGATTGATTTCAactgtaaaacacatttatgtaaATGGGAGTTCCATCTTGGACATCCTTCAATGGCCACATGCTAGTTTTGGGGAAGTTCCCTCACAAGTCTGGATATTTTTTGAGTTTGAAAATTGTCAGTGGATCCCTTGTTTAAAGGCCTGAAAAGGTGGAATGTAGGGTTTTATTTTAAGCAGGTACAAACCACCAAAGAGGTTTTTGCAGAAGGATGGTATAAATCCTTTAaattttcctttaaataaaTTGGTTTACCCAGGTTTACCCACATTAGTAAAACACatagaaaatggatggatgcaaATAATAAATGGTGCAGAGACATTCCCAAAATGTCAGTGGTTGATATGGAGAACATTTATTTCCATATTTAAACTTATTCACATCATTGGCTCATTTCATATGTGTGCACAATAACAAGACATAgaatgtgtgtgtaaatacaaTTTACAGCCCAAAAAAATGCAACTATTAAAATGGGAACTAATAGACCTTAAAACTATGAAAAGCTGAATTTATTGATGGACTGactgctgtttttgtctgcaaaCTTATGAGGTTTGTTGGTCTGAGATCACCACAAATATGCACCTGTCTGACATTAAATATTTCTCATAGTATTGTCAGTTCACAAATGCTTTAGTTTCACATCACATTTCTACCGTCACAAATACAAAAGCCACCTTATGTGAAATGAGACATGATTTGTACAAGGAGAATCAAGTTCAAATGTTTCAATGTTCCAAGTAAATGTAAATGGTAGCCCTGTGTAGGAGTCATTTAAAAGTGAAATCTAAACATTCTCATTAATTGTGTGGGGTGTTGGCTATGGGAAATGTAAAATGGATGTGTGCTGATATGAACGTGaagaaaggtttaaaaaaaaaaaaagccatctaAATCTACTTTGCCTAATGTGTGAGTGTAAGGTTAAATCTATGTCTATAAAATGTGCATAAGAGTGTGAATCTGTGTATGTCATGGTTTCTCTTTAGGGTAACTAACATTGAAAATGGTGTTTACATTCAGGCGAAGGGCGAAGTGTATGTTCACACACACTTATAGCTGGTGTTCTACTTGTGTTCACCTCCTGAAGTATTGCCACTCACTTCCTTCCCTGTTATTTATTTGCTGTTCAATTGTGCGCCGTGGATGCCCATTTACGACCAGCAGGTGGCGTGAGAAGTCACGCAGTCAGCTTAACTTGAAAGATAAAGTGAAGAGTTGATTGATTGGCATCAGGATTAGCACTGATGTACTGTTACTGCTATTTGCACAAGGCTGTTCAACCCTTAACAGagggattattattgttattttttttctagcATTGCCAGCATTTTTACAAAGTTatattgatatatatatatatataattttttttttgcttatgcTTTTTGTTCTAAAAGCCCATCTTCAATATTGCCTGGTTGATTTTCCAAGCTTGTAACCATAAAGAGTTCAATGGGATTTCACTGCTGtctactttttaaaaagaagaatatATGTGTTAATCTATTACTACACTTGTTCTTGCCATGTTCAGGTTTTCAGCCAATAGTTTGCATCATATAATTTGGGGGGATAGGGAAAAATAACGGGAAAACTAATAGAGCTGCACAATATTGTTACACTGTCCTTTGAagataatgttgttgtttttttttcgcAAATTCATGTGTCTGATCAAAAATTTGTCCATTGCGTAATCCTGGAACACGTTATTCATGATAATGAAGTGATCTACAGGAGTAATGTGTGTAAAACTCACCAACATTCTGTGTTTACACTGCTGTACATGTTTCACATCATGTGACAGTCAAATGGCGTGCactgcatttctttctttcagtcaAATCTACAACCCCTACCTGGTCAGTTCATGTGTGCATTGgtgtggaagaagaaaagagcctGATTCATTGCTGGATTCATTCTATACTTTTATGTACAGAATGAGGCTGGATGGTGAGTGGATGAGATGAAAGTttacaaaaacataaaatagCACATTTAGCTGAGGAAAACAAACTGTTGAAATAAAGCT
It contains:
- the ilrun gene encoding protein ILRUN; the protein is MEGTDMDVDAELMQKFRCMGTTDKDVLISEFQKLLGFQLNPAGCAFFLDMTNWNLQAAIGAYYDFESPIANTPSMSFVEDVTIGEGESVPPDTPFTKTWRIQNTGTDAWPPGVTLKYIGGHQFGHVNTVMVKSLEPQEISDISVQMKSPAAPGMYQGQWRMCTATGLFYGDVIWVIISVEVGGLLGVTQQLSSFETEFNTQPQRNVQEDFNPFASPQKNKCDTPDNSFKDPSGVWDQTQEPNQEDQNGLSHNAVNRASNGLQTNLSVVTYGQGIHGPYPFGQS